From Priestia filamentosa, a single genomic window includes:
- a CDS encoding 2OG-Fe(II) oxygenase yields the protein MKLDHTSLMTKEQTIFNHLGSKIKLKDREIDIITRLEEPLVLVLGNVLSNEECDELIQLSKDKMQRSRIGAAREVNNMRTSSGMFFEESENELVHAIEMRVSDIMGPSIEHAEGLQILKYLPDQEYKAHHDYFASTSKASKNNRISTLIMYLNDVEEGGETYFPKLGFSVSPQKGMGLYFEYFYENTELNELTLHGGAPVVKGEKWVATQWMRKQRVR from the coding sequence ATGAAGCTAGATCATACATCTTTAATGACTAAAGAACAAACAATTTTTAACCATTTGGGGAGCAAAATTAAATTAAAAGATAGAGAGATTGATATTATTACTCGTTTAGAAGAGCCTCTTGTTCTAGTGTTAGGGAATGTCCTAAGTAATGAAGAATGTGATGAACTCATACAACTATCCAAAGATAAAATGCAACGTTCAAGAATTGGCGCTGCACGTGAAGTGAATAATATGAGAACGAGTAGCGGCATGTTTTTTGAAGAAAGCGAAAACGAACTTGTACATGCAATTGAAATGAGAGTTTCTGATATTATGGGCCCATCTATTGAGCATGCTGAAGGTCTCCAAATTTTAAAATACTTACCTGATCAGGAATATAAAGCACATCATGATTATTTTGCTTCTACAAGCAAAGCATCTAAAAATAATCGCATTAGTACATTAATTATGTACTTAAACGATGTTGAAGAGGGGGGAGAAACTTATTTTCCTAAGCTAGGTTTCTCTGTATCTCCCCAAAAAGGAATGGGCTTGTATTTTGAATATTTTTATGAAAATACCGAACTTAATGAACTCACCCTTCACGGCGGAGCGCCTGTTGTGAAAGGAGAAAAATGGGTCGCTACTCAGTGGATGCGAAAACAAAGAGTTCGATGA
- a CDS encoding TetR/AcrR family transcriptional regulator has protein sequence MTKDKIKAVSLKLFTEYGYDGTTLSEIAKIVGIQKPSIYNHFKSKEDLYLCLFEFILEEHIYKINQLIKEIHELAPKEKLKSILLDTCKYYKHDENKSAFLKRAMIFPPKHLKHILNEKFLSSESSFSSILHAIFLEGIEKKEIRPGNIENLIMSYLCLIDGIFIEFSYYGPEKMESRIQNIWDNFWFGVGE, from the coding sequence ATGACAAAGGATAAAATTAAAGCCGTTTCCTTAAAACTTTTTACTGAGTATGGATATGATGGAACGACCTTATCAGAAATTGCGAAGATAGTAGGGATACAGAAGCCATCAATATATAATCATTTTAAGAGTAAAGAAGATCTTTATTTATGCCTTTTTGAATTTATTCTTGAAGAGCATATCTATAAAATTAATCAACTTATAAAAGAGATTCACGAATTAGCTCCCAAAGAGAAACTAAAGTCCATTCTTCTTGACACATGTAAATATTATAAACACGATGAAAATAAATCAGCTTTTTTGAAAAGAGCTATGATTTTTCCGCCAAAGCACCTAAAACATATTCTAAATGAGAAATTTCTCTCGTCTGAATCTTCTTTTTCGTCTATTTTACATGCTATTTTTTTAGAAGGTATTGAAAAGAAAGAAATACGTCCAGGAAATATTGAAAACTTAATTATGTCTTATTTATGTTTAATTGACGGAATATTTATTGAATTTTCCTATTATGGTCCTGAAAAGATGGAATCAAGAATACAAAATATATGGGATAATTTTTGGTTTGGTGTAGGTGAATAA
- a CDS encoding amidohydrolase, with product MDMKKADMVISSDALFTGLTEKPTSGSIAVLDNKIIGVGSKTEIEHLIGNETKILNYGNQLIMPGFHDFHLHIMFGSLSINSVNLSDAMSAKDVAKKVGEFSKECEEGEWIIGMQWDAGYWDDKQEPHYKILDSMIPNQPVVLFHAEGHYTWVNSKAMSLAGINEDIDDPSFGRFERDENGLLTGVLYEQAQQVVLKEALKLTQGKKETLLKKFLEMTAQYGITSVNDLYAPIDDFIQDYSLYEKLDQQGKLTTRFHITPELDGDLEKAEVLRDKYQSKNLQFSGLKQFVDGTVTGHTAYFLEPYSDQPNSYGHPALDAEILVNRVIEADKLGFRIRFHAIGDAAIRLALDAFEKAIEKNGKRDSRHTIEHIEVLDPMDTERFSKLGVMASMQPDHMAASSRDVYSAIIGSKRERNIFQAKNLLRSGAHLCLGTDYPISISLNPMRQIYTAVTRIDNSGDPNNTWFPEQKLTIGEALQAYTSGPAHGCFREHELGTIEVGKLADIIVLDRNLFEVPTHEILETKVQLTIKDGNIVYEKKEVSISEASS from the coding sequence ATGGATATGAAAAAAGCAGATATGGTGATTTCAAGTGATGCTTTATTTACGGGACTTACGGAGAAACCAACTTCAGGCTCAATTGCGGTTTTAGATAATAAAATTATAGGGGTAGGGTCAAAAACTGAAATTGAACATCTTATCGGAAATGAGACTAAAATATTAAATTATGGAAATCAACTCATTATGCCTGGATTTCATGATTTTCATCTTCACATTATGTTTGGTTCATTAAGTATAAATAGTGTTAATCTATCTGACGCTATGTCAGCTAAGGACGTAGCTAAAAAGGTTGGGGAATTTTCAAAGGAATGTGAGGAAGGTGAATGGATTATAGGGATGCAATGGGATGCTGGTTATTGGGATGATAAACAAGAACCACATTACAAAATCCTTGATTCTATGATTCCAAATCAACCTGTTGTTCTCTTTCATGCTGAAGGTCATTATACATGGGTAAACAGTAAGGCTATGAGTTTAGCAGGAATTAACGAAGATATAGATGATCCAAGCTTTGGTCGCTTTGAAAGAGATGAAAACGGTTTACTTACAGGGGTTTTATATGAACAAGCTCAACAGGTAGTTCTAAAAGAAGCATTAAAATTAACGCAAGGCAAAAAAGAAACGTTACTAAAAAAATTTTTAGAAATGACGGCTCAATATGGCATTACCTCTGTTAATGACCTATACGCTCCAATAGACGATTTTATTCAAGATTACAGCCTCTATGAAAAACTTGACCAACAAGGAAAATTAACAACTCGATTTCATATTACACCCGAATTAGATGGTGACTTAGAGAAAGCAGAGGTTCTTCGTGATAAATATCAATCAAAAAATCTTCAATTCTCAGGTCTAAAGCAATTTGTAGATGGAACAGTAACAGGACATACCGCTTATTTTCTAGAACCTTATTCTGATCAACCAAATTCTTATGGACACCCAGCTCTAGATGCGGAAATTTTAGTTAATAGAGTTATCGAGGCAGACAAACTCGGTTTTAGAATACGGTTTCATGCTATTGGAGATGCTGCAATTCGTTTAGCTTTAGATGCCTTTGAAAAGGCTATCGAAAAGAATGGGAAAAGAGATTCTAGGCATACGATAGAACATATTGAGGTTCTTGATCCTATGGATACGGAACGATTTTCAAAGTTAGGGGTTATGGCTTCTATGCAACCAGATCATATGGCCGCTTCATCAAGAGATGTGTATTCTGCTATTATCGGTTCTAAAAGGGAGAGAAATATCTTTCAGGCAAAAAATCTTCTAAGATCTGGAGCTCATTTATGTTTGGGAACAGACTATCCTATTTCTATATCACTAAATCCTATGAGACAAATATATACGGCAGTTACACGAATTGATAATAGTGGAGATCCAAATAATACATGGTTTCCTGAACAAAAGTTGACTATCGGTGAGGCACTACAAGCCTACACATCAGGACCAGCACATGGATGTTTTAGGGAACATGAGCTAGGCACAATTGAGGTGGGAAAACTTGCTGATATTATTGTTTTGGATCGGAATCTTTTTGAAGTGCCAACACATGAGATTCTTGAGACTAAAGTGCAACTTACAATAAAGGATGGAAATATTGTCTATGAAAAGAAAGAAGTCTCGATTTCTGAGGCATCTTCGTAA
- a CDS encoding APC family permease: protein MTKETSELKPLLNTRHIVLFGLSFMAPITVFSTYGIAINQTKGMVPTAYIIALMVILFTAYSYAKMVKVYPATGSAYAFVQKGINSHLGFLVGWVILLDYMFSPMISSLLFGTMLNAYFPKVPIELCIVFFVVIVTIVNILGIKIATNVNTFLVFFQISFILIFSFFCIQGLISGKGEGELFTREPFYSASVDWNNILSVVPLLCFSFLGFDAITTLAEETKNPKKALPKAIFAITLIGGLLFVIATYFAQAIFPKFSTFQNPDTAIVDVIKYAGGNFLNSLFVSVVLTSSVSSAIASGTSGARILYAMGRDNVLPKKVFGYISLTFKTPIYNLFIIACIALSAIFLSIETATSLINFGALFSFMFVNIAVIVHYFIRGKQRTLRSGIFNLLIPLIGAVIILLFITKLNIYSLLLGGTWLLVGFIYLLYLTKMFQKRPPEFDLQNKNISSM from the coding sequence ATGACAAAAGAAACATCTGAGTTGAAACCTTTGTTAAATACAAGGCATATCGTTTTATTTGGTCTATCTTTTATGGCCCCTATTACTGTTTTTAGCACATATGGCATCGCTATTAATCAAACTAAAGGGATGGTGCCAACAGCTTATATTATTGCTTTAATGGTTATCTTATTCACTGCTTATAGTTACGCCAAAATGGTTAAAGTTTATCCTGCCACTGGTTCTGCTTATGCTTTTGTTCAGAAAGGGATTAATTCACATCTTGGTTTTCTAGTAGGATGGGTCATCTTGCTAGATTATATGTTTAGCCCTATGATTAGTTCCTTACTTTTTGGAACTATGCTAAATGCGTATTTTCCAAAAGTTCCAATCGAACTTTGTATTGTGTTTTTTGTGGTAATTGTAACGATAGTTAACATTTTGGGAATTAAAATTGCTACAAATGTTAATACCTTTCTTGTCTTTTTCCAAATCTCTTTCATTCTCATTTTTAGTTTCTTTTGTATACAGGGATTGATCTCAGGAAAGGGGGAAGGGGAACTATTTACGAGAGAACCTTTTTATAGTGCAAGTGTTGATTGGAATAACATTCTATCTGTTGTTCCTCTCCTATGTTTTAGTTTTCTCGGGTTTGATGCGATTACTACGTTGGCTGAAGAGACTAAAAATCCTAAAAAAGCACTCCCCAAGGCTATTTTTGCTATTACATTAATAGGAGGTCTACTCTTCGTCATTGCAACTTATTTCGCACAGGCTATATTTCCAAAGTTTAGTACGTTTCAAAATCCTGATACAGCTATAGTAGATGTCATAAAATATGCTGGAGGTAATTTTCTGAATAGCCTGTTTGTTTCTGTTGTATTAACCTCTTCCGTCTCATCTGCCATAGCCTCAGGTACTAGTGGAGCGAGGATATTGTATGCGATGGGCAGAGATAATGTTCTTCCTAAAAAAGTGTTTGGTTATATTTCTTTAACCTTTAAAACACCAATCTATAACTTATTCATAATTGCTTGTATTGCATTAAGTGCCATATTTCTAAGTATAGAAACAGCTACCTCTCTCATTAACTTTGGAGCTCTATTCTCTTTTATGTTTGTGAATATTGCTGTAATTGTTCACTATTTTATAAGAGGAAAGCAGAGGACGCTGAGAAGTGGCATATTTAATTTACTCATTCCTCTAATAGGTGCTGTTATTATTTTATTGTTTATAACGAAGTTAAATATTTACTCTCTATTATTAGGAGGAACTTGGCTATTGGTTGGTTTTATTTATTTACTATATTTAACCAAAATGTTTCAAAAGCGTCCTCCAGAATTTGATTTGCAAAACAAAAATATAAGCTCTATGTAA